The segment TCCTGCTCGGAGATAAATTTGCTGATCCCAGCCTCCAAACCGCCATCCGCGACTTTGGCAAAGGCTATGCCCTTGCCGCCCTGATGTTTGGCGAGCTCAACCAGTTCGTCCTGCTGTTTCCTGCTGAAATCAGCGCCTCCGGGGATAACCACAGCCTTGATCACTCCGCCCGCGGCCAGCGCGGACTGGAAAACCTGAAACTGGGAATCCTGCAGCGCAGCGCTCAGGTCGCAGAGTTCCAAGGCGAAGCGCAAATCAGGCTTGTCGCAGCCAAAGCGGTCCATTGCCTCTTTGTAGGTGAGCCGGGTAAAGGGAATCTGCAGTTCCAGGCCCAGCACTTCCTTGAACAGGGTGGCCATCAGCCGTTCCAGCAGGTCGAAGATCTGGTCCTGGGTGGCAAAGCTGAGTTCGACGTCCAGTTGGGTGAATTCCGGCTGGCGGTCAGCCCGCAGATCCTCGTCCCGAAAGCATCTGGCGATCTGGAAATAGCGGTCGAAGCCGCTGATCATCAAGAGTTGCTTGAACATCTGCGGAGATTGGGGCAAGGCATAGAATTTTCCCGGCTGGACGCGGCTGGGGACCAGATAATCCCGCGCGCCTTCGGGTGTGCTTTTCATCAGGATTGGGGTCTCGATCTCGTAAAAGCCTTCCGCGGAAAGGAAGTCCCGGATGATCTTGATGATCTGGTGGCGCATCAGAATGATTTTCTGCAGTTGGGGCCGGCGCAGATCGAGATAGCGGTAGGCCAGCCTCAGGTCCTCTTCCGCGAGGGCGACTTCGGTCAATTGGATGGGCAGGGGCTCGCAGTCATTCAGAATTGACAGCTCCTCCGCCACGATCTCAATGGTCCCGGTGGCCATATTGTGATTGACGTTGTTGGGATCGCGGGCGGATACGATGCCCGTAACCGCGGCCACATACTCGTTGCGGAGCTTTTCCGCTTTGCGGAAGATCGCTTCCTGCTCGGGCCGGATCACGATCTGCACGATGCCTTTAAGATCGCGCAGGTCGATGAAGATCAGGCCGCCCAGGTCGCGGCGCTTGTTCACCCAACCCATCAGGGTGACAGTTTGACCAATGTCTGAGGATGAAACATCCCCGCAATAGTGGGTCCTTTGCAGCTT is part of the Candidatus Syntrophosphaera sp. genome and harbors:
- the aspS gene encoding aspartate--tRNA ligase; translated protein: MLDNLNKLQRTHYCGDVSSSDIGQTVTLMGWVNKRRDLGGLIFIDLRDLKGIVQIVIRPEQEAIFRKAEKLRNEYVAAVTGIVSARDPNNVNHNMATGTIEIVAEELSILNDCEPLPIQLTEVALAEEDLRLAYRYLDLRRPQLQKIILMRHQIIKIIRDFLSAEGFYEIETPILMKSTPEGARDYLVPSRVQPGKFYALPQSPQMFKQLLMISGFDRYFQIARCFRDEDLRADRQPEFTQLDVELSFATQDQIFDLLERLMATLFKEVLGLELQIPFTRLTYKEAMDRFGCDKPDLRFALELCDLSAALQDSQFQVFQSALAAGGVIKAVVIPGGADFSRKQQDELVELAKHQGGKGIAFAKVADGGLEAGISKFISEQEAATIIEACQAKTGDMIAFAADGYEMVSKVLAALRNQIALRQGLIPAGSFAFAWITDFPLFNYNAEEQRWEPAHHMFTLPREEHIPWLDQPEKYGAIIGQLYDLVCNGMELSSGSIRCHRYDLQKKIFDILGFSEEELKQRFGFFLEALKYGTPPHGGIAPGIDRLVMIMSGAESIRDVIAFPKTLKATDLMCQAPSEVSATQWKELHLKPGE